Proteins from a single region of Verrucosispora sp. NA02020:
- a CDS encoding DUF397 domain-containing protein codes for MSTPDLSAARWFTSSRSANNGDCVECAILPDAMAVRDSKDRSGPVLVFSYRQWSVFVTDLSTRRRPTDLG; via the coding sequence GTGTCCACCCCCGACCTCTCCGCCGCCCGTTGGTTCACCAGCAGCCGCAGCGCCAACAACGGCGACTGCGTCGAGTGCGCGATCCTGCCCGATGCGATGGCGGTACGGGACAGCAAGGATCGCTCCGGCCCGGTGCTCGTCTTCTCGTACAGGCAATGGTCGGTCTTCGTCACCGACCTCAGCACGCGTCGCCGACCGACCGATCTCGGGTAA
- a CDS encoding cysteine desulfurase family protein — MIPSPVYLDAATAAPLHPVARQALLAALDDGWADPDRLYTQARRARQLLDAAREATADTLGVRPDELSFTPSGTSAAHAAVLGGLAGRRRVGAGLVHSAIEHSAVLHAAEQHVARGGTASEVPVDRSGRLDPVAWSAAVARPEVALAALIAASHEVGTVQPVEEAAVACAEAGVPLYVDAAQVVGRVPVPAGWSVLTASARKWGGPPGVGLLVVRKGTRWESPWPSDEHESGRTPGTVNLPAVVAAAASLRAAAADADVEAARLTPLVDRIRARVAADVPDVEVVGDPVRRLPHLVTFSCLYVDGEALLHALDRRGFAVSSGSSCTSSTLRPSHVLEAMGVLSHGNVRVSLHRGTTEADVDRFLTELPQIVADLRAEAGVVGL; from the coding sequence GTGATTCCTTCCCCGGTCTACCTGGACGCGGCCACCGCCGCGCCGCTGCATCCGGTCGCCCGGCAGGCGCTGCTGGCCGCCCTCGACGACGGTTGGGCCGACCCGGATCGGCTCTACACCCAGGCCCGCCGCGCCCGCCAGCTGCTCGACGCCGCCCGCGAGGCGACGGCGGACACCCTCGGCGTACGCCCCGACGAGCTCTCCTTCACCCCCAGCGGTACGAGCGCGGCGCACGCGGCCGTGCTGGGCGGCCTGGCCGGTCGTCGACGTGTCGGGGCGGGGCTGGTGCACTCGGCGATCGAGCACTCGGCGGTGCTGCACGCGGCCGAGCAGCACGTGGCGCGGGGCGGCACCGCGAGCGAGGTGCCGGTCGACCGGTCCGGCCGGCTGGACCCGGTGGCCTGGTCGGCGGCGGTGGCACGGCCCGAGGTGGCGCTGGCCGCGCTGATCGCCGCCAGTCACGAGGTGGGCACCGTGCAGCCGGTCGAGGAGGCGGCAGTGGCCTGCGCCGAGGCCGGGGTGCCGTTGTACGTCGATGCCGCCCAGGTCGTGGGGCGGGTACCGGTGCCGGCCGGCTGGTCGGTGTTGACCGCGAGTGCCCGCAAGTGGGGCGGTCCGCCGGGCGTCGGGCTGCTGGTGGTCCGCAAGGGCACCCGCTGGGAGTCGCCGTGGCCGTCGGACGAGCACGAGTCGGGGCGTACGCCCGGCACGGTCAACCTGCCGGCGGTCGTCGCGGCGGCGGCGAGCCTGCGCGCGGCGGCGGCCGACGCCGACGTCGAGGCGGCCCGGCTGACGCCGCTGGTGGACCGGATCCGGGCCCGCGTGGCGGCCGACGTGCCGGACGTGGAGGTGGTCGGCGATCCGGTGCGCCGGCTGCCGCACCTGGTCACCTTCTCCTGTCTCTATGTCGACGGCGAGGCGCTGCTGCACGCGCTGGACCGGCGGGGCTTCGCGGTGTCGTCGGGCTCGTCCTGCACCTCGTCGACGTTGCGCCCGTCGCACGTGCTGGAGGCGATGGGGGTGCTGTCGCACGGCAACGTCCGGGTCTCACTGCACCGGGGCACCACCGAGGCGGACGTGGACCGCTTCCTCACCGAGTTGCCGCAGATCGTGGCCGACCTGCGGGCCGAGGCGGGGGTGGTGGGGCTGTGA
- a CDS encoding cytochrome c oxidase assembly protein, producing MSPATAPVTGGAGWLAADAGPPPFQITAVVTEARLDNWLAVVLVVAAALYLYGVHRLRLRGDRWPIARTVFFLGPGLGGIASVTVSGLHAYDTTLLSVHMVQHMVLSMIAPIFLALGAPVTLALRTLPTRPRKRLLAVLHSRVVRIWTFPLVAFAIFVVNPFALYFTDLYRYTLENVWAHEVVHAHFIMTGCLFFWPLVGLDPLPGRWPYPGRALLMLLSVPFHTVLGLTVMQSSTLFGGDWYPSLGLTWADPWDDQVLAGGILWAGGEFVSVTMLGVLVVQWMRSAEREARRVDRELDRQEARQRAAETAAGSPT from the coding sequence ATCAGCCCGGCGACGGCCCCGGTGACGGGTGGCGCCGGGTGGCTCGCGGCCGACGCCGGCCCGCCGCCCTTCCAGATCACCGCCGTGGTCACCGAGGCCAGGCTGGACAATTGGCTCGCCGTCGTCCTGGTCGTCGCCGCCGCCCTCTACCTCTACGGAGTGCACCGGCTGCGGCTGCGCGGGGACCGCTGGCCGATCGCCCGGACGGTCTTCTTCCTCGGGCCCGGCCTGGGCGGCATCGCCTCGGTCACGGTCAGCGGACTGCACGCGTACGACACCACGCTGCTGTCGGTGCACATGGTGCAGCACATGGTGCTCTCCATGATCGCGCCGATCTTCCTGGCGCTGGGCGCGCCGGTGACGCTGGCCCTGCGTACGCTGCCGACCCGCCCCCGCAAGCGCCTCCTGGCGGTGCTGCACAGCAGGGTCGTACGGATCTGGACGTTCCCGCTGGTGGCGTTCGCCATCTTCGTGGTGAACCCGTTCGCGCTGTACTTCACCGACCTGTACCGCTACACCCTGGAGAACGTCTGGGCGCACGAGGTGGTGCACGCCCACTTCATCATGACCGGCTGCCTCTTCTTCTGGCCGCTGGTCGGCCTGGACCCGCTGCCCGGACGCTGGCCGTACCCTGGCCGGGCCCTGCTGATGCTGCTGTCGGTGCCGTTCCACACCGTGCTCGGACTGACCGTCATGCAGAGCAGCACCCTGTTCGGCGGCGACTGGTACCCCTCGCTCGGGCTGACCTGGGCCGACCCGTGGGACGACCAGGTGCTCGCCGGAGGCATCCTCTGGGCCGGCGGCGAGTTCGTCAGCGTGACGATGCTCGGCGTCCTGGTGGTGCAGTGGATGCGCTCGGCCGAACGGGAGGCCCGCCGGGTCGACCGCGAACTGGACCGCCAGGAGGCCCGCCAACGTGCGGCGGAGACCGCCGCCGGCTCCCCCACCTGA
- a CDS encoding carbohydrate kinase family protein has translation MKIAVTGSIATDHLMSFPGRFADQLIADQLHKVSLSFLVDDLVLRRGGVAANIAFGMGQLGLRPVLLGAVGADFADYRSWLERHGVDCDSVHVSEVAHTARFVCTTDTDMCQIASFYAGAMSEARNIELHPVAQRLGGLDLVLVGANDPAAMLRHSAECRERGYRFAADPSQQLARMEGEDVVSLIDGAEYLMTNDYEKSLLQSKAGLSDAQLLDRVRIRVTTLGKDGVEIAGRDFAPIHVPIAREAQAIDPTGVGDGFRAGFFTALSWGVGLERAAQVGSLLAALVLETVGTQEYQVRRDLFVKRLAESYGDEASDEVRPHLLP, from the coding sequence ATGAAGATCGCCGTGACCGGCTCGATCGCCACCGACCACCTGATGAGCTTCCCGGGCCGGTTCGCCGACCAGCTCATCGCCGACCAGCTGCACAAGGTCTCGCTCTCCTTCCTGGTGGACGACCTGGTGCTGCGCCGGGGCGGCGTGGCGGCGAACATCGCGTTCGGCATGGGGCAGCTCGGCCTGCGCCCCGTACTGCTCGGGGCCGTCGGCGCCGACTTCGCCGACTACCGCTCCTGGCTGGAGCGGCACGGGGTGGACTGCGACTCGGTGCACGTCAGCGAGGTGGCGCACACCGCCCGCTTCGTCTGCACCACCGACACGGACATGTGCCAGATCGCCTCCTTCTACGCCGGCGCGATGAGCGAGGCGCGCAACATCGAGCTGCACCCCGTCGCGCAGCGGCTCGGTGGGCTGGACCTGGTCCTGGTCGGTGCCAACGACCCGGCGGCCATGCTGCGCCACTCCGCCGAGTGCCGTGAGCGCGGATACCGGTTCGCCGCCGACCCGTCCCAGCAACTCGCCCGGATGGAGGGCGAGGACGTGGTGTCGCTCATCGACGGCGCCGAGTACCTGATGACCAACGACTACGAGAAGTCGCTGCTGCAGAGCAAGGCCGGACTGAGCGACGCGCAGCTGCTGGATCGGGTCCGGATCCGGGTCACCACGCTGGGCAAGGACGGGGTGGAGATCGCCGGGCGGGACTTCGCGCCGATCCACGTGCCGATCGCCCGCGAGGCCCAGGCGATCGACCCCACCGGCGTCGGCGACGGCTTCCGTGCCGGTTTCTTCACCGCGCTCTCCTGGGGCGTCGGGCTGGAGCGCGCCGCGCAGGTCGGCTCGCTGCTGGCCGCCCTGGTGCTGGAGACGGTCGGCACCCAGGAGTACCAGGTGCGCCGCGACCTGTTCGTCAAGCGCCTCGCCGAGTCGTACGGCGACGAGGCCTCCGACGAGGTCCGCCCCCACCTGCTGCCCTGA
- a CDS encoding cytochrome c oxidase subunit 4 — MKTEWRIFLIIAAFLLFATALYGGWTFADSGGRVEWIGTVALLLSFLLCSMCGGFFWFVSRRIDLRPEDRPDGEIADGAGEIGFFSPGSYWPFGLALAAAIAGLGLVFWQLWLLVAGMLAVVLATCGLLFEYYSGTRRTAEH; from the coding sequence ATGAAGACCGAGTGGCGCATCTTCCTCATCATCGCCGCGTTCCTGCTCTTCGCGACCGCCCTCTACGGCGGCTGGACGTTCGCCGACTCGGGCGGTCGGGTCGAGTGGATCGGCACCGTGGCCCTGCTGCTGTCGTTCCTGCTCTGCTCGATGTGCGGCGGCTTCTTCTGGTTCGTCTCCCGCCGGATCGACCTGCGTCCCGAGGACCGTCCCGACGGTGAGATCGCCGACGGCGCGGGCGAGATCGGCTTCTTCAGCCCCGGCAGCTACTGGCCGTTCGGGCTGGCCCTGGCCGCCGCCATCGCCGGCCTCGGCCTGGTGTTCTGGCAGCTCTGGCTGCTGGTCGCCGGCATGCTCGCAGTGGTCCTCGCCACCTGCGGCCTGCTGTTCGAGTACTACAGCGGCACCCGGCGCACCGCCGAGCACTGA
- a CDS encoding sulfurtransferase TusA family protein has translation MTTPDEVLDCLGQRCPLPVIALARRLPSLPVGAVIRVLADDPAAAVDIPAWCRMRQQEFLGAAPGPGYDVRRSA, from the coding sequence GTGACGACCCCCGACGAGGTGCTCGACTGTCTCGGTCAGCGGTGCCCGCTGCCGGTGATCGCGCTGGCCCGCCGACTGCCGTCCCTGCCGGTCGGCGCGGTGATCCGGGTGCTCGCCGACGATCCGGCGGCGGCGGTGGACATCCCGGCCTGGTGCCGGATGCGCCAGCAGGAGTTCCTCGGCGCCGCCCCCGGCCCCGGCTACGACGTCCGCCGCTCCGCGTGA
- the erpA gene encoding iron-sulfur cluster insertion protein ErpA: MTTPAQTESTEAQAPTSVVLTDVAAQKVKALIEQEGRDDLRLRVAVQPGGCSGLRYQLFFDERSLDGDVVTDYDGVEVVVDRMSAPYLTGATIDFADRIDAQGFTIDNPNAGNSCACGDSFS; encoded by the coding sequence GTGACCACGCCAGCGCAGACCGAGTCGACCGAGGCCCAGGCCCCCACGTCCGTCGTCCTCACCGACGTCGCGGCGCAGAAGGTCAAGGCCCTGATCGAGCAGGAGGGCCGCGACGACCTGCGGCTCCGCGTCGCCGTGCAGCCGGGTGGCTGCTCCGGCCTGCGGTATCAGCTCTTCTTCGACGAGCGTTCGCTCGACGGTGACGTCGTCACCGACTACGACGGTGTCGAGGTGGTCGTCGACCGGATGAGCGCCCCCTACCTGACCGGCGCCACCATCGACTTCGCCGACCGGATCGACGCCCAGGGCTTCACCATCGACAACCCCAACGCAGGCAACTCCTGCGCCTGCGGCGACTCCTTCAGCTGA
- a CDS encoding helix-turn-helix transcriptional regulator translates to MAARNDPSALRWLIGAELGRYRREAAMTLTELADRTGIGKPKLGHMETGRYQQFPDDIAAVLSACGGDQPAIDRLTALATRSDAKTWWAPWANVMPDWFKTYVGLEGLADGAFVFESMVIPGLLQTESYAQALTLGTGFVRPDHAERFVSFRQTRAHRLTDDDPLTLHAVVGEAALRLRVNGDETRQAQLVHLAAMSELPNVTVQVLRPEDGPHAATPLGKFVLLDFAHVRPIAYTEVLDGAMYVQDPDGVRTYKMVADNLRQVALSPAESRALIRELAGAA, encoded by the coding sequence ATGGCAGCACGTAACGACCCCTCCGCGCTGCGGTGGTTGATTGGCGCGGAGTTGGGCCGATACCGGCGTGAGGCGGCGATGACACTCACCGAGCTGGCCGACCGCACCGGCATCGGCAAGCCGAAGCTCGGCCACATGGAGACCGGGCGCTACCAGCAGTTCCCTGACGACATCGCGGCCGTGTTGAGCGCCTGCGGCGGGGACCAGCCTGCGATCGACCGGCTCACCGCGCTCGCCACCCGGTCGGACGCGAAGACCTGGTGGGCACCGTGGGCCAACGTGATGCCGGACTGGTTCAAGACGTACGTCGGCCTGGAAGGTCTCGCCGACGGCGCGTTCGTCTTCGAGTCGATGGTGATCCCCGGCCTGCTTCAGACAGAGAGTTACGCCCAGGCCCTGACTCTCGGCACCGGCTTCGTCCGTCCCGATCATGCCGAGCGTTTCGTGTCGTTCCGGCAGACGCGGGCGCATCGGTTGACCGACGACGATCCGCTGACCCTGCACGCGGTGGTCGGCGAGGCCGCGCTACGCCTGCGGGTCAACGGGGACGAGACGCGGCAGGCCCAGCTCGTCCACCTGGCGGCCATGTCGGAGCTGCCGAACGTCACGGTGCAGGTGCTGCGCCCCGAGGACGGCCCGCATGCCGCTACTCCGTTGGGCAAGTTCGTTCTGCTGGACTTCGCCCACGTCCGGCCGATCGCCTACACCGAGGTCCTCGACGGGGCGATGTACGTGCAGGACCCGGACGGCGTACGGACTTATAAAATGGTGGCCGACAACCTGCGCCAGGTCGCCCTCTCGCCCGCCGAGTCGCGCGCGTTGATCAGGGAGTTGGCCGGCGCGGCCTAG
- the trpD gene encoding anthranilate phosphoribosyltransferase: MGDRTWPHLLTALLRGEELSAADTAWAMGEIMSGSAAPAQIAGFAVALRAKGETPAEVTGLVEAMLGQAVPVELPEEVRATALDVVGTGGDLAHTVNISTMTALVVAGTGVRVVKHGNRAASSSCGTADLLEFLGIPLDLGPEGVARCVEQAGIGFCFAARFHPGMRHAGPVRRELGVPTAFNFLGPLTNPARPRAGAVGCFDSSMAPVMAAVFAARGDSVIVMRGEDGLDEFTTAAPTRFWIAQNGTVRETVVDATELGVPRATLSDLRGGDAAYNADVARRLLAGEPGPVRDAVLVNAAAALATQGPLDGDLTDALRAGLDRAAESIDSGDAARTLDRWIEVATA, translated from the coding sequence ATGGGCGATCGGACCTGGCCACACCTGCTCACCGCGCTGCTGCGCGGCGAGGAACTCTCCGCCGCCGACACCGCCTGGGCGATGGGCGAGATCATGTCCGGCTCGGCCGCGCCGGCCCAGATCGCCGGTTTCGCCGTGGCGCTGCGCGCCAAGGGCGAGACACCGGCCGAGGTGACCGGGCTGGTGGAGGCGATGCTCGGCCAGGCCGTCCCGGTCGAGCTGCCCGAGGAGGTACGCGCCACCGCGCTGGACGTGGTCGGCACCGGTGGCGACCTGGCGCACACCGTGAACATCTCCACGATGACCGCCCTGGTGGTCGCCGGAACGGGCGTCCGCGTCGTCAAGCACGGCAACCGGGCCGCCTCCTCCTCCTGCGGCACCGCGGACCTGCTGGAGTTCCTCGGCATCCCGCTGGACCTCGGTCCGGAGGGGGTGGCCCGCTGCGTCGAGCAGGCCGGTATCGGCTTCTGCTTCGCCGCCCGCTTCCACCCCGGCATGCGGCACGCCGGCCCGGTACGCCGCGAGTTGGGCGTACCCACCGCCTTCAACTTCCTCGGCCCGCTCACCAACCCGGCCCGTCCCCGCGCCGGTGCGGTCGGCTGCTTCGACTCGTCCATGGCACCGGTGATGGCCGCCGTCTTCGCCGCCCGGGGCGACTCGGTGATCGTGATGCGCGGCGAGGACGGCCTCGACGAGTTCACCACCGCCGCACCCACCCGCTTCTGGATCGCGCAGAACGGCACCGTCAGGGAGACCGTGGTGGACGCCACGGAGCTCGGGGTACCCCGGGCCACCCTCAGCGACCTGCGCGGCGGTGACGCCGCCTACAACGCCGACGTGGCCCGTCGGCTGCTCGCCGGCGAACCCGGGCCGGTACGCGACGCCGTGCTGGTCAACGCCGCCGCCGCCCTGGCCACCCAGGGTCCGCTGGACGGCGACCTGACCGACGCCCTGCGCGCCGGCCTGGACCGGGCCGCCGAGTCGATCGACTCCGGCGACGCCGCCCGTACGCTCGACCGCTGGATCGAGGTCGCCACCGCCTGA
- a CDS encoding glycerate kinase, with protein MRVLLCPDKFAGTLPAPEVAAAVADGWREIAPGDDLLVRPLADGGPGFLDVLAGALSGRRVPVSTTDPLGRAVAGEILLTDDGATAWLESAQACGLHLLDPAERDPRATTSYGLGQLISAAVEAGARTVVVGLGGSGTNDGGAGMITALGAVPLDDTGNALPYGGAALAAVATLDGAPRLRDARLIAATDVDNPLLGLHGASNVFGPQKGADRADVLLLDAALGRWAEVLEHDLPGCPSGLGALPGGGAAGGIGAALLALGGRCESGIGLVSRAIGLESVLDEVDLVVTGEGKFDHQSLRGKVVAGVAGAARDRGVPCVVLAGQVSTGRREAASVGVTDAYSLVEHFGGEERGGLAAAMERPAEGLRELGSRLARQWSR; from the coding sequence ATGCGCGTACTGCTCTGTCCGGACAAGTTCGCCGGCACGCTGCCGGCACCCGAGGTCGCCGCCGCGGTGGCCGACGGCTGGCGGGAGATCGCACCCGGGGACGATCTGCTGGTCAGGCCGCTGGCCGACGGCGGGCCGGGCTTCCTCGACGTGCTCGCCGGCGCGCTGTCGGGACGACGGGTGCCGGTGTCGACGACCGACCCGTTGGGCCGTGCGGTCGCCGGTGAGATCCTGCTCACCGACGACGGCGCGACCGCCTGGCTGGAGAGCGCCCAGGCGTGCGGACTGCACCTGCTCGACCCGGCCGAACGGGACCCCAGGGCCACCACGTCGTACGGGCTGGGTCAGCTGATCTCCGCCGCGGTCGAGGCGGGCGCCCGGACGGTGGTCGTCGGGCTGGGCGGCTCCGGCACCAACGACGGCGGCGCCGGGATGATCACCGCGTTGGGTGCGGTCCCGTTGGACGACACCGGCAACGCCCTGCCGTACGGCGGTGCCGCGCTGGCCGCCGTCGCCACCCTCGACGGGGCGCCCCGGCTGCGCGACGCCCGCCTGATCGCCGCCACCGACGTCGACAACCCGCTGCTCGGGCTGCACGGCGCGAGCAACGTCTTCGGGCCGCAGAAGGGTGCCGACCGCGCCGACGTGCTGCTGCTCGACGCGGCGCTCGGACGCTGGGCCGAGGTGCTCGAACACGACCTGCCGGGCTGCCCGAGCGGGCTCGGCGCGCTGCCCGGCGGAGGCGCGGCCGGAGGCATCGGTGCCGCGCTGCTCGCCCTGGGCGGGCGGTGCGAGTCCGGCATCGGACTGGTCAGCCGGGCGATCGGGTTGGAGAGCGTGCTCGACGAGGTCGACCTGGTGGTCACCGGCGAGGGCAAGTTCGACCACCAGTCGCTGCGCGGCAAGGTGGTGGCCGGGGTGGCGGGCGCCGCGCGCGACCGGGGCGTACCCTGCGTCGTGCTCGCCGGCCAGGTCAGCACCGGTCGGCGCGAGGCGGCGTCGGTCGGCGTGACCGACGCGTACAGCCTGGTGGAGCACTTCGGCGGCGAGGAGCGCGGCGGGCTGGCGGCGGCGATGGAGCGTCCGGCCGAGGGGTTGCGGGAGCTCGGCTCCCGACTGGCCCGGCAGTGGAGCCGCTGA
- the coxB gene encoding cytochrome c oxidase subunit II, whose translation MVARSSEVRPTAVRSSASPGAVGRRGRRAGRLAGLGFGGAALLVLLTGCDVGAAFGGFGWPQGGITPESRRMYDLWIASCIAALVVGVFVWGLIFWCVVRYRKRGNELPVQTRYNLPMEFLYTIAPVLVVAVLFYYTAVVQTDVVKTTNNPDVTVEVVAFKWNWQFNYRDGQGVDAETTASVLGTSEVIPILVLPSNRSIRFEETSRDVIHSFWVPEMLFKRDVMPGSIRNVFEVSSLESEGAYVGRCAELCGSYHAFMNFELRVVSPENFDRFLAAKQDGASTQDALTAIGEEPYAITTKPFETRRTQDNFNQANTTAGAGS comes from the coding sequence GTGGTCGCAAGGAGTTCGGAGGTACGGCCGACGGCCGTGCGGAGCAGCGCATCCCCAGGAGCCGTCGGGCGTCGGGGGCGTCGCGCCGGGCGTCTTGCCGGGCTCGGCTTCGGCGGGGCGGCGCTGCTGGTCCTGCTCACGGGCTGTGACGTCGGCGCGGCGTTCGGCGGCTTCGGTTGGCCCCAGGGCGGCATCACGCCGGAATCCCGGCGGATGTACGACCTGTGGATCGCCTCGTGCATCGCCGCGCTGGTGGTCGGCGTCTTCGTCTGGGGCCTGATCTTCTGGTGCGTGGTGCGTTACCGCAAGCGCGGCAACGAGCTGCCCGTGCAGACCCGCTACAACCTGCCGATGGAGTTCCTCTACACCATCGCGCCGGTGCTGGTCGTGGCCGTGCTCTTCTACTACACCGCGGTCGTGCAGACCGACGTGGTGAAGACCACGAACAACCCCGACGTCACCGTCGAGGTGGTCGCCTTCAAGTGGAACTGGCAGTTCAACTACCGCGACGGCCAGGGAGTGGACGCCGAGACCACCGCCTCGGTGCTGGGCACCAGCGAGGTCATCCCGATCCTGGTGCTGCCGAGCAACCGGTCCATCCGGTTCGAGGAGACCAGCCGCGACGTCATCCACTCCTTCTGGGTGCCGGAGATGCTGTTCAAGCGGGACGTGATGCCGGGCAGCATCCGTAACGTCTTCGAGGTCTCCTCGCTGGAGTCCGAGGGCGCGTACGTGGGCCGCTGCGCCGAGCTGTGCGGCAGCTACCACGCCTTCATGAACTTCGAGCTGCGGGTCGTCTCGCCGGAGAACTTCGACCGGTTCCTCGCCGCCAAGCAGGACGGGGCTTCGACCCAGGACGCGCTGACCGCCATCGGCGAGGAGCCGTACGCGATCACCACGAAGCCGTTCGAGACGCGCCGTACCCAGGACAACTTCAACCAGGCCAACACCACGGCCGGCGCGGGAAGCTGA
- the nadA gene encoding quinolinate synthase NadA: protein MTSTWTEPSNTATALLLLGRGSDPATERGVECPGDLPAPSDPDLVSRAAAAKAALGDRVFVLGHHYQRDEVIQFADVTGDSFKLAREAAARPDAEYIVFCGVHFMAESADILTSKAQQVILPDLAAGCSMADMAALPQVESAWDVLTELGIAARTVPVTYMNSSADIKGFVGRNGGVVCTSSNAKRALEWAYQQGEKVLFLPDQHLGRNTAVLEMGFSLDDCVLYDPHKPGGGLTPEQLRDARMILWRGHCSVHGRFTLDSVNDVRERVPGVNVLVHPECRHEVVNAADLVGSTEYIIRTIEAAPAGSAWAVGTELNLVRRLALAHPDKQIMFLDKAVCYCSTMNRIDLPHLVWALEELVAGRVVNRITVDADTAHHARVALDQMLALPGA from the coding sequence GTGACGTCGACCTGGACTGAGCCCTCCAACACCGCGACTGCGCTGCTGCTTCTCGGCCGTGGCAGCGATCCCGCCACCGAGCGTGGCGTCGAGTGTCCGGGTGACCTGCCGGCACCGAGCGACCCCGATCTGGTGTCCCGGGCGGCGGCGGCCAAGGCCGCGCTCGGTGACCGGGTCTTCGTGCTGGGCCACCACTACCAGCGCGACGAGGTGATCCAGTTCGCCGACGTGACCGGTGACTCGTTCAAGCTGGCTCGCGAGGCCGCCGCCCGGCCGGACGCGGAGTACATCGTCTTCTGCGGCGTGCACTTCATGGCCGAGAGCGCCGACATCCTCACCTCGAAGGCGCAGCAGGTGATCCTGCCGGACCTGGCGGCCGGCTGCTCGATGGCGGACATGGCCGCGCTGCCGCAGGTCGAGAGCGCGTGGGACGTCCTGACCGAGCTGGGCATCGCGGCCCGGACCGTCCCGGTGACCTACATGAACTCGTCGGCCGACATCAAGGGCTTCGTCGGCCGCAACGGCGGGGTGGTCTGCACCTCGTCGAACGCCAAGCGGGCCCTGGAGTGGGCGTACCAGCAGGGCGAGAAGGTGCTCTTCCTGCCCGACCAGCACCTGGGCCGCAACACGGCGGTGCTGGAGATGGGCTTCTCGCTGGACGACTGCGTGCTCTACGACCCGCACAAGCCGGGCGGTGGGCTGACACCCGAGCAGCTGCGCGACGCGCGGATGATCCTGTGGCGGGGGCACTGTTCGGTGCACGGCCGGTTCACCCTCGACAGCGTCAACGACGTCCGCGAGCGGGTCCCCGGCGTGAACGTGCTGGTGCACCCGGAGTGCCGGCACGAGGTGGTCAACGCGGCCGACCTGGTCGGTTCGACGGAGTACATCATCCGTACGATCGAGGCGGCTCCGGCCGGTTCGGCATGGGCGGTCGGCACCGAGCTGAACCTTGTCCGCCGACTCGCGCTGGCGCACCCGGACAAGCAGATCATGTTCCTGGACAAGGCCGTCTGCTACTGCTCGACGATGAACCGCATCGATCTGCCGCACCTGGTGTGGGCACTGGAAGAGCTGGTCGCCGGCCGGGTGGTCAACCGGATCACCGTCGACGCCGACACCGCGCACCACGCGCGGGTGGCGCTGGACCAGATGCTCGCGCTACCCGGCGCCTGA